The following coding sequences lie in one Streptomyces venezuelae genomic window:
- a CDS encoding phosphatidylglycerol lysyltransferase domain-containing protein: MGDEQVVAGRQKSRTVIQRRAAGFAVWYLRAVTFINFLSAVWVSLGQDLRQHNTENYFTPYLLTAGFASGAFTLFLAITMRRRKRAAWILNLVLGGLFLLLFAFAMTFPEIRAYAQNWISLILTAAFVAALVVGRREFYAKGDRSNPKLASAVAAGGLLVTSLIAALLVTVTNTAHDDYRSTFLDRWRYGTMRLVSLAADDQRFEGITTPGWVNVAINILSALLLCAVLYAAFRSRRAVDPLTEDDEERLRALLDRHGDRDSLGYFSLRREKSVVWSPTGKAAVAYRVVGGVSLASGDPIGDPEAWPGAIEPWLEEAREHGWIPAVMGASEEAGTIYARHGLDALELGDEAIVEIDEFTLEGRAMRTVRQAYNRVKRAGYTVRIRRHEDIPADEMAALLERADDWRDGATERGFSMALGRLGDPADGRCVMLECTDGDGVLRALLSFVPWGPHGLSLDLMRRDRDAENGLMEFMVIELLQRAPEIKITQVSLNFAMFRSVFERGSRLGAGPVLRLWRSLLSFFSRWWQIESLYRANAKYRPIWEPRFLLFEKSVDLLRIGVASGRAEGFLEAPGLPKWLHRKHLESRR; encoded by the coding sequence ATGGGAGATGAGCAGGTCGTCGCCGGGCGACAGAAATCACGCACCGTCATACAGCGCCGCGCCGCGGGGTTCGCCGTCTGGTATCTCCGAGCCGTCACGTTCATCAACTTCCTGAGCGCGGTCTGGGTCTCCCTCGGGCAGGACCTGCGCCAGCACAACACGGAGAACTACTTCACGCCGTACCTGCTCACCGCCGGCTTCGCGTCGGGGGCGTTCACGCTGTTCCTGGCGATCACCATGCGGCGCCGCAAGCGCGCCGCGTGGATCCTCAACCTGGTGCTCGGCGGGCTCTTCCTGCTGCTCTTCGCCTTCGCGATGACCTTCCCGGAGATCCGTGCGTACGCGCAGAACTGGATCTCCCTGATCCTGACCGCCGCCTTCGTCGCCGCGCTCGTCGTCGGCCGCCGCGAGTTCTACGCCAAGGGCGACCGCTCCAACCCGAAGCTCGCGTCGGCCGTCGCGGCCGGCGGGCTCCTGGTCACCTCGCTGATCGCCGCGCTGCTCGTCACCGTCACCAACACCGCCCATGACGACTACCGCTCGACGTTCCTCGACCGGTGGCGCTACGGCACCATGCGCCTGGTCTCGCTGGCCGCCGACGACCAGCGCTTCGAGGGCATCACCACGCCCGGCTGGGTCAACGTCGCCATCAACATCCTGAGCGCGCTGCTGCTCTGCGCCGTGCTGTACGCGGCGTTCCGCTCCCGCCGGGCCGTCGACCCGCTCACCGAGGACGACGAGGAGAGGCTGCGCGCGCTGCTCGACCGGCACGGCGACCGCGACTCCCTCGGCTACTTCTCGCTGCGCCGCGAGAAGAGCGTCGTGTGGTCCCCCACCGGCAAGGCGGCCGTCGCCTACCGCGTCGTCGGCGGCGTCTCGCTGGCCTCGGGCGACCCCATCGGCGACCCGGAGGCCTGGCCCGGCGCGATCGAGCCCTGGCTGGAGGAAGCCCGCGAACACGGCTGGATTCCCGCCGTGATGGGCGCGAGCGAGGAGGCCGGCACGATCTACGCCCGCCACGGCCTCGACGCCCTCGAACTGGGCGACGAAGCCATCGTGGAGATCGATGAGTTCACTCTCGAAGGGCGGGCGATGCGCACCGTCCGGCAGGCCTACAACCGCGTGAAGCGCGCCGGTTACACCGTCCGCATCCGCCGTCACGAGGACATCCCCGCCGACGAGATGGCCGCCCTCCTGGAGCGCGCCGACGACTGGCGCGACGGCGCCACCGAGCGCGGCTTCTCCATGGCCCTCGGACGCCTCGGCGACCCGGCGGACGGCCGCTGCGTGATGCTCGAATGCACGGACGGCGACGGCGTGTTGCGGGCGCTGCTCTCCTTCGTCCCGTGGGGGCCGCACGGGCTCTCCCTCGACCTGATGCGGCGTGACCGGGACGCCGAGAACGGCCTGATGGAGTTCATGGTCATCGAACTCCTGCAGCGTGCCCCCGAGATCAAGATCACTCAGGTGTCGCTCAACTTCGCGATGTTCAGGTCGGTCTTCGAACGTGGCTCGCGGCTCGGCGCGGGCCCGGTCCTTCGCCTGTGGCGGTCGCTGCTCAGCTTCTTCTCCCGGTGGTGGCAGATCGAGTCCCTCTACCGCGCCAACGCCAAGTACCGGCCGATCTGGGAACCCCGCTTCCTTCTCTTCGAGAAGAGCGTCGACCTGCTGCGCATCGGCGTCGCCTCCGGTCGCGCGGAGGGCTTCCTGGAAGCGCCGGGCCTGCCGAAGTGGCTGCACCGCAAGCATCTGGAGTCGAGACGATGA